Proteins encoded by one window of Silvibacterium dinghuense:
- a CDS encoding AAA family ATPase → MSGKKTTWVILAGLPGAGKSTLARALVAHAKKAGFSAAILDKDQVRAALFPGALTDYSREQDDLCMAAVYDAAAYLTRIGSAQIILLDGRTYRSQVQREAAIHAAEAAGARWRLVHVVCADEVAEARLAQQQSEHPARNRTPELYRAVKAQWEPIAEPHRVVEMTADKEEALLRMWQWLSALE, encoded by the coding sequence TTGAGTGGGAAGAAGACGACGTGGGTAATCCTGGCCGGGCTCCCTGGAGCAGGCAAGAGCACGCTGGCCCGGGCGCTTGTGGCCCATGCGAAGAAAGCTGGTTTCTCCGCCGCCATTCTCGATAAGGATCAGGTTCGGGCGGCACTGTTTCCCGGAGCTCTGACCGACTACAGCCGTGAGCAGGATGACCTGTGCATGGCTGCTGTCTACGACGCGGCGGCATACCTCACTCGCATAGGCTCGGCCCAGATCATCCTGCTCGATGGACGCACCTATCGCTCGCAGGTACAGCGCGAGGCGGCGATTCATGCAGCGGAGGCTGCTGGCGCGCGCTGGCGGCTGGTGCATGTTGTCTGTGCGGATGAGGTGGCCGAAGCACGGCTGGCGCAACAGCAGTCGGAACATCCTGCACGGAACCGCACACCTGAACTCTATCGCGCGGTGAAGGCACAATGGGAGCCGATTGCGGAGCCGCATCGGGTTGTGGAGATGACCGCGGATAAGGAAGAGGCGTTACTGAGGATGTGGCAATGGCTAAGTGCTCTTGAATAG
- a CDS encoding VOC family protein, with translation MAKVTGLGGAFLRARDPETLYAWYEQHLGLKREHGCFLLPAEAQRASLVVSFFPQASKYFPERQPAMLNFQVDALDPLLDALIAAGVEVDPKRDRHDYGNFGWFTDPEGNRVELWEPKDSAD, from the coding sequence ATGGCGAAGGTGACAGGGTTGGGAGGCGCGTTTTTGCGGGCGCGTGATCCAGAGACACTGTATGCGTGGTACGAGCAGCACCTGGGGCTGAAGCGCGAGCATGGCTGTTTCCTGTTGCCTGCTGAGGCGCAACGGGCCTCGCTCGTGGTGTCTTTCTTTCCTCAGGCGTCGAAGTACTTTCCGGAGCGGCAGCCGGCGATGCTGAATTTTCAGGTGGATGCGCTCGATCCCCTGCTGGATGCACTCATCGCAGCCGGCGTCGAAGTGGATCCGAAGCGCGATCGGCACGACTACGGTAATTTCGGATGGTTCACCGATCCGGAAGGGAACCGGGTAGAGCTGTGGGAGCCGAAGGATAGCGCGGATTGA
- a CDS encoding GH39 family glycosyl hydrolase, which yields MGQWWRRVFWALLIVAGAAVLVLGVAYLWIRYLPPPSLPQSKILAPVNGVAADAGRGQITVTWTPVENAIGYQVQRSTHAHGPFALVSSAYGAAPVFLQNLLERAYPGEPFGRLPRPPFVDTDIRPGTTYYYRVRANDGSAWSPAGATASATAQGIRGAEPVVHIDVDAAQDAGVFAHKWETAFGSEHLSYMLKGDINKHMPNAGAGLRAGNKLAHETLGMRYVRAHGILMDDPSVYTEDAQGHARYNWSKVDQLYDMVRADGMRPFVELTFMPRALAEHPGATTVFTYKGISSPPSDYAKWQALVAALAQHLIDRYGREEVETWPFEVWNEPDLKITPNFWSGTMDEYFHLYDYAAAGIKSVDPHLKIGGPVVAFTTYQEPFLRHITTEDYATGGNHVPFDFLDMHNYYLPVSDYRPLLRRYGLGDVPVYFTEWGVSAEYGDAVNDTAYSAAVTVHGLLDSLEQVTLISCWTASDYFEESGNPKALFHGGFGMIGLDGLRKARYWALYELHRMGTEHVAMTGSGDGYGGLVQGVATRDGGAITVLLANATEEHAKSMGAPSLDRHVVLTVKGLAPGQTYTVEHDRIDNTHSNVHGAWLSMGSPKWPDAAEMRVLHQRDALQTLVPNAQIAADAQGEAVIEFDLPMPAVSFVRWTPDRAAR from the coding sequence GTGGGGCAATGGTGGCGGCGCGTATTCTGGGCTCTGTTGATCGTGGCAGGTGCAGCCGTGCTTGTGCTGGGCGTGGCCTACCTGTGGATTCGCTATCTGCCTCCGCCATCGCTGCCGCAGTCAAAGATCCTCGCTCCGGTGAATGGTGTCGCGGCGGACGCAGGGCGTGGACAGATCACGGTAACGTGGACGCCGGTGGAGAACGCAATCGGCTACCAGGTGCAGCGCAGTACCCACGCGCATGGTCCATTCGCGCTGGTCAGCTCGGCGTATGGAGCAGCGCCCGTCTTTCTTCAGAACCTTCTGGAACGCGCTTATCCGGGTGAGCCATTCGGCCGTCTCCCACGGCCTCCGTTTGTCGATACGGACATTCGTCCTGGCACAACCTACTACTACCGCGTGCGTGCGAATGATGGCAGTGCGTGGAGTCCGGCTGGTGCGACCGCCTCCGCCACGGCTCAGGGGATACGCGGGGCGGAACCGGTGGTGCACATCGACGTGGATGCGGCACAGGATGCGGGCGTCTTCGCGCATAAGTGGGAGACGGCCTTTGGCTCCGAGCACCTCAGCTACATGCTCAAGGGAGATATCAACAAGCACATGCCCAACGCCGGAGCCGGTCTGCGCGCAGGGAATAAGCTGGCGCACGAGACGCTGGGCATGCGCTACGTGCGGGCGCACGGCATCCTGATGGACGATCCCAGTGTTTACACCGAGGACGCGCAGGGCCATGCCCGCTACAACTGGAGCAAGGTGGATCAGCTCTATGACATGGTGCGCGCCGACGGCATGCGTCCCTTTGTGGAACTGACCTTTATGCCGCGTGCGCTGGCCGAGCATCCGGGCGCGACGACGGTCTTTACCTATAAAGGCATCAGCTCACCACCCAGCGATTATGCAAAGTGGCAGGCTCTGGTGGCGGCGCTGGCGCAGCACCTCATCGATCGCTATGGGCGCGAGGAAGTGGAGACGTGGCCTTTCGAGGTGTGGAATGAGCCGGACCTGAAGATCACACCGAATTTCTGGAGCGGCACGATGGACGAATACTTCCATCTCTACGATTACGCCGCGGCAGGGATCAAGTCGGTCGATCCGCATCTGAAGATCGGTGGTCCGGTGGTGGCCTTCACCACCTATCAGGAGCCGTTTCTCCGCCACATCACGACCGAAGATTACGCAACCGGCGGAAATCACGTCCCATTTGACTTCCTCGACATGCACAACTACTACCTGCCGGTCTCCGATTACCGCCCGCTGCTGCGCCGCTACGGCCTTGGAGATGTGCCCGTGTATTTCACGGAGTGGGGTGTTTCGGCTGAGTACGGCGATGCCGTGAATGACACGGCCTATTCGGCAGCCGTGACCGTGCATGGCCTGCTCGACAGCCTGGAACAGGTCACCCTGATCAGCTGCTGGACCGCGAGCGACTACTTCGAAGAGAGCGGTAACCCGAAGGCACTCTTCCATGGCGGCTTTGGGATGATCGGCCTCGACGGTTTGCGCAAGGCGAGATACTGGGCGCTCTACGAGTTGCACCGCATGGGGACGGAGCATGTCGCGATGACCGGCTCAGGTGACGGTTACGGCGGGTTGGTACAAGGCGTGGCCACGCGCGATGGCGGCGCGATTACGGTGTTGCTGGCCAACGCGACCGAAGAGCATGCGAAATCGATGGGGGCGCCGTCGCTCGACCGGCACGTAGTGCTGACGGTGAAAGGACTGGCGCCTGGACAGACCTATACGGTTGAGCATGATCGCATCGACAACACGCACTCGAACGTGCATGGGGCATGGCTCTCGATGGGCAGCCCGAAATGGCCGGACGCGGCAGAGATGCGCGTGCTGCACCAGAGAGACGCACTGCAGACGCTGGTGCCGAATGCGCAGATTGCAGCCGATGCGCAGGGAGAAGCTGTCATCGAGTTCGACCTGCCCATGCCTGCGGTTTCTTTCGTGCGATGGACGCCGGATCGCGCCGCGCGGTAA
- a CDS encoding acyl-CoA carboxylase subunit beta, whose protein sequence is MKQHSSAMLARLAELRLEEGAIREGGGKKSIEAQHTKKRLTARERVSLLLDAGTEFVELGLFAAFGMYEEWGGAPSAGVVTGLGRVSGRLCMIIANDATVKAGAFFPMTAKKVLRAQTIAMENRIPTLYLVDSAGVFLPLQEDVFPDQDDFGRIFRNNAVMSAMGIPQITAIMGMCVAGGAYLPVMTDTVLMTEGSGLFLAGPALVQAAIGQKYSAEELGGAAMHAEISGTVDFKEPNDHLCLARLRSLVAKIGQRPGAPFARAAFDAKVDAPKYAAEDLYALLDPDPARAAVNSYDMHEVIARIVDRSEFDEYRPEYGRTVICGYAHIGGFAVGIVANQKISQPQTSHTGEKRVEFGGVIYAESAEKAARFILDCNQNLVPLIFLHDVNGFMVGRDAEWSGIIRAGAKMVTAVSNSTVPKITVIVGGSFGAGHYAMCGKAYDPRFVFAWPTARYAVMSGASAASTLVEIKVRQLERGGRKLSDEEKKELEASIRATYEEQSDCRYAAARLWIDAVIDPAKTRDMILTALEAAALNPEVAKFNPGILQT, encoded by the coding sequence ATGAAGCAGCACTCTTCTGCCATGCTGGCGCGGCTGGCCGAACTGCGTCTTGAGGAAGGCGCTATCCGCGAGGGCGGTGGAAAGAAATCCATCGAGGCGCAGCACACGAAGAAGCGGCTCACCGCGCGCGAAAGGGTGAGCCTGCTGCTTGATGCCGGGACGGAGTTCGTCGAACTCGGCCTCTTTGCTGCCTTCGGCATGTATGAGGAGTGGGGCGGCGCGCCCTCGGCCGGCGTGGTCACCGGCCTGGGACGTGTAAGCGGTCGGCTCTGCATGATTATTGCCAACGATGCGACGGTGAAGGCCGGGGCGTTCTTTCCCATGACGGCGAAGAAGGTGCTGCGGGCGCAGACCATCGCCATGGAGAACCGTATCCCCACGCTCTACCTCGTGGATTCCGCCGGTGTCTTTCTGCCGTTGCAGGAGGATGTTTTTCCCGATCAGGACGATTTCGGGCGCATCTTCCGCAACAACGCCGTGATGTCGGCCATGGGCATTCCGCAGATAACGGCGATCATGGGCATGTGCGTGGCGGGAGGTGCGTATCTGCCGGTGATGACCGATACCGTGCTGATGACTGAGGGCAGCGGGCTGTTTCTCGCCGGACCGGCGCTGGTGCAGGCGGCCATCGGTCAGAAATACAGCGCGGAAGAGCTGGGCGGCGCGGCCATGCACGCCGAGATATCCGGCACGGTCGACTTCAAGGAGCCGAACGATCATTTGTGCCTGGCACGGTTACGATCTCTGGTCGCAAAGATCGGGCAGCGGCCGGGGGCTCCATTCGCAAGGGCCGCTTTCGACGCAAAAGTAGACGCGCCGAAGTACGCGGCCGAGGATCTCTATGCCTTGCTCGATCCCGATCCGGCAAGGGCAGCGGTGAACAGCTACGATATGCACGAAGTCATTGCCCGGATTGTGGACCGTAGCGAGTTCGACGAGTACCGGCCTGAATATGGGCGCACGGTGATCTGCGGTTATGCGCATATCGGTGGTTTCGCCGTTGGCATCGTCGCCAACCAGAAGATCTCGCAGCCGCAGACCAGCCACACAGGCGAGAAGCGAGTCGAGTTCGGAGGCGTGATCTACGCCGAGAGCGCGGAGAAGGCGGCGCGCTTCATCCTCGACTGCAATCAGAACCTGGTGCCGCTGATCTTTCTGCATGACGTGAACGGCTTCATGGTCGGGCGCGATGCGGAGTGGAGCGGAATCATCCGCGCCGGGGCGAAGATGGTGACCGCCGTCTCCAATTCGACAGTTCCGAAGATCACTGTGATTGTTGGCGGCTCCTTCGGGGCAGGGCATTACGCCATGTGTGGCAAGGCCTATGATCCGCGCTTTGTCTTCGCGTGGCCCACGGCCCGTTACGCAGTGATGAGCGGCGCTTCGGCAGCCTCGACGCTGGTTGAAATCAAGGTGCGCCAGCTCGAGCGCGGCGGCCGCAAGCTGAGCGATGAGGAGAAGAAGGAGCTCGAGGCCTCGATCCGCGCGACCTACGAAGAGCAGAGCGATTGCCGCTATGCCGCGGCGCGGCTCTGGATAGACGCAGTGATCGATCCGGCAAAGACCCGCGATATGATTCTGACCGCGCTTGAAGCCGCGGCCCTGAACCCCGAGGTCGCAAAGTTCAATCCGGGGATTCTGCAGACCTGA
- a CDS encoding flavin reductase family protein, with product MRRFDPADHPSADIYKLMTGAIVPRPIAFVSTVDAEGIANLAPFSYFTACSSNPPVVCFCTTVRIGAHPYKDTLSNVRATGEFVVNIVSEEFAEKMNATSAEVAPEIDEFELSGLTPIPSELVRPPRVAESHVHMECRLRQELIISDQPNGGILVFGDVLRFHVDEAVLDGNKIDPGLLRAIGRMGGPTYIRTRDRFDMARPK from the coding sequence TTGCGTCGATTTGACCCCGCCGACCACCCGAGCGCCGATATCTACAAGCTCATGACCGGGGCCATTGTGCCGCGTCCTATCGCCTTCGTCTCGACCGTGGACGCCGAAGGCATCGCCAATCTTGCGCCGTTCAGCTATTTCACAGCCTGCAGCTCGAATCCGCCCGTGGTGTGTTTCTGCACCACTGTGCGCATCGGTGCGCACCCATATAAGGACACGCTCAGCAACGTTCGTGCTACCGGCGAGTTCGTAGTCAATATCGTCTCCGAAGAGTTCGCTGAGAAGATGAATGCGACCTCGGCCGAGGTCGCCCCGGAGATCGATGAGTTTGAACTCTCCGGGTTAACACCGATTCCAAGCGAACTGGTGCGCCCGCCTCGTGTTGCCGAGAGCCACGTCCACATGGAGTGCCGTCTCCGCCAGGAGCTCATCATCAGCGATCAGCCGAACGGCGGCATCCTGGTCTTTGGTGACGTGCTCCGCTTCCACGTGGATGAGGCCGTGCTCGACGGCAATAAGATCGACCCGGGCCTGCTGCGTGCCATCGGCCGCATGGGCGGCCCCACCTACATCCGTACCCGCGATCGCTTCGATATGGCGCGGCCGAAATAA
- a CDS encoding helix-turn-helix domain-containing protein codes for MATTLATVEAREVLRCEHCSLVQFRTANSLCRRCHKPLEVDEPEPQTPHLVVASASTHQQDDIDVARAVREIRQSRGMSQRQLAGRMQVPRTYISKIENGKAMPTLSSLERLALALQVDVCALLRDARSRRQAETNAIFADPFLAEIASLMPRIDAFQKSMFLNQVREMASGRRRTQAAS; via the coding sequence ATGGCAACTACCTTAGCTACCGTCGAGGCGCGTGAGGTACTACGTTGCGAGCATTGCAGTCTCGTGCAGTTCCGCACCGCGAACTCGCTCTGCCGCCGCTGCCACAAGCCTTTAGAGGTTGACGAACCCGAGCCGCAAACGCCGCATCTGGTTGTCGCTTCCGCATCCACCCATCAACAGGACGACATCGATGTAGCCCGCGCCGTACGCGAGATTCGTCAATCCCGCGGTATGAGCCAGCGTCAGCTTGCAGGCCGCATGCAGGTTCCTCGCACCTACATCTCGAAGATCGAAAACGGCAAGGCCATGCCTACGCTCTCCTCGCTCGAGCGCCTTGCACTCGCGCTTCAGGTGGACGTCTGTGCCCTGCTCCGTGATGCCCGCAGCCGCCGCCAGGCTGAGACCAACGCCATCTTTGCCGATCCGTTCCTGGCCGAGATTGCGTCGCTCATGCCTCGCATCGATGCTTTCCAGAAATCCATGTTCCTGAACCAGGTGCGTGAGATGGCCTCGGGTCGTCGCCGTACCCAGGCCGCCAGCTAA
- a CDS encoding enoyl-CoA hydratase/isomerase family protein, whose translation MHACTTILSKSEGHVRVLTLNRPERRNALNPVMVEELTSALLEAAADERCGVVILTGAGQSFCAGLDLDHLATMEQRTTEEHRQESEAIARLLRTLYELPRPTIAAVNGAAVAGGMGLATVCDMTLAVPEARFGYSEVKIGFIPAVVSAFLRTQIGDKRSRDLLLSGRQIKAVEALDLGLVTRIVPETELMEEARRLAVCLLRNSPAAMQATKRLMNEYGRAELDAGLTAAIAANAEARLTADFHEGVRSFLEKRTPEWPSLRAEKLSQG comes from the coding sequence ATGCATGCATGCACAACCATCTTGTCGAAGAGCGAGGGCCATGTACGGGTTCTTACGCTCAACCGTCCGGAGCGCCGCAACGCGCTGAATCCGGTGATGGTGGAGGAGCTGACCTCGGCGCTCCTCGAAGCCGCAGCGGATGAGCGCTGCGGTGTGGTGATCCTGACCGGTGCAGGACAGTCATTCTGTGCTGGGCTCGATCTCGATCACCTGGCAACGATGGAGCAGCGGACGACCGAAGAGCACCGGCAGGAATCAGAAGCGATTGCGCGATTGCTGCGCACGCTCTACGAGTTGCCTCGGCCGACCATTGCAGCGGTGAACGGAGCAGCCGTGGCCGGAGGCATGGGGCTGGCCACGGTCTGCGACATGACGCTGGCCGTGCCTGAGGCCCGCTTCGGCTACTCAGAGGTCAAAATCGGATTTATCCCGGCCGTAGTCTCCGCCTTTCTGCGCACGCAGATCGGAGATAAGCGGTCGCGTGACCTGCTGCTGAGCGGGCGTCAGATCAAGGCTGTCGAAGCTCTGGACCTGGGGCTGGTGACGCGGATTGTGCCCGAGACGGAATTAATGGAAGAGGCGCGAAGGCTGGCCGTCTGCCTGCTGCGCAATAGTCCCGCCGCGATGCAGGCCACCAAGCGCCTGATGAATGAGTACGGCCGCGCAGAGTTGGATGCCGGGCTGACAGCGGCGATCGCGGCCAATGCCGAAGCGCGATTGACTGCGGATTTCCACGAAGGTGTGCGCTCGTTTCTGGAGAAACGGACGCCGGAGTGGCCGTCGCTGCGAGCGGAGAAACTTTCTCAGGGGTAG
- a CDS encoding energy transducer TonB, with product MRAARWLLILFLTLHIPSCAAQIDQGKDLENQLKGQTLLLRTNYEPDKLAFDAQGDLKSALVPSLFYWSGVQVQSIELSSKELRIKGHRALLLIPISSDQPPVINDVRAIPLEKHAVEITIERDPTHPERLNPAFHHVFATSVNDALSDKTPKEATATLLSLPSIAPVSSLNLAACIIFGQPAGQELAKASKDITAPRIVHDVDPIPTREAILRHMGGTVVLSTIIDTEGRPTCTRIAHPLEPGLDLNALIAVSQYRFIPAKKLGNPIPVRVNIQVNFRAE from the coding sequence CATCCTTTTTCTTACTCTGCATATCCCTTCTTGCGCTGCCCAAATTGATCAAGGGAAAGATCTCGAGAATCAACTAAAAGGCCAGACCTTATTACTTCGCACCAACTACGAGCCGGATAAGCTTGCCTTCGACGCGCAGGGCGATTTGAAAAGTGCCCTCGTACCCAGCCTCTTTTACTGGAGCGGAGTACAAGTCCAAAGCATTGAACTCTCTTCCAAAGAGCTTCGAATCAAGGGGCATCGCGCTCTACTACTCATTCCGATCAGCTCCGATCAACCGCCTGTTATCAACGATGTCCGAGCTATACCCCTCGAAAAACACGCCGTTGAAATCACAATCGAACGGGATCCCACACATCCCGAAAGGTTAAATCCTGCGTTTCATCATGTCTTTGCTACTAGCGTGAATGATGCACTTTCAGATAAGACACCGAAAGAAGCCACGGCAACACTGCTCAGTCTTCCCTCTATTGCACCTGTTTCCTCGCTTAATCTCGCCGCATGCATAATCTTCGGTCAACCGGCAGGGCAGGAATTAGCAAAAGCGAGTAAAGATATAACCGCTCCACGGATAGTCCATGACGTTGATCCAATTCCTACGCGAGAAGCCATCCTTAGACACATGGGCGGCACTGTTGTTCTGAGCACTATCATCGACACGGAAGGCCGTCCCACCTGCACTCGAATCGCTCATCCACTAGAGCCGGGGCTCGACCTGAATGCCCTCATCGCCGTGAGCCAATATCGATTTATTCCGGCAAAAAAGTTGGGGAACCCCATTCCCGTCCGAGTGAATATCCAAGTCAACTTTAGGGCTGAATAG
- a CDS encoding HAD family hydrolase — protein MTIANGYSRSRAWELLTEWTQSASLRKHALGVETCLRAYGEREAEVRGLSSPEREALIERYAITGLLHDFDYERHPSLEEHPFAGNRVLVEQGWPEEIRTAILGHATYSGVPRVTHLDQALFACDELSGFLTACALVKPTKSIFDVDVAGVKKKLKDKAFARGVHREDVYLGAEELGVPLDEHIAFCLKAMQANAEALGLKGEVTGS, from the coding sequence ATGACAATCGCAAATGGATATTCGAGGAGTCGAGCCTGGGAGTTGTTGACGGAATGGACGCAGTCCGCCAGCCTGCGGAAGCATGCGCTCGGTGTCGAAACCTGCCTGCGTGCCTATGGTGAGCGGGAGGCCGAAGTACGAGGGCTGAGTAGTCCTGAGCGTGAGGCCCTCATAGAGCGCTACGCCATCACCGGGTTGTTGCATGACTTCGACTACGAACGGCATCCTTCACTCGAAGAGCATCCCTTTGCCGGCAATCGCGTGCTTGTAGAACAAGGCTGGCCGGAAGAGATTCGGACCGCCATCCTTGGCCACGCGACCTATTCTGGTGTGCCGCGGGTGACGCATCTCGATCAAGCTCTCTTTGCATGTGATGAGCTTTCCGGCTTTTTGACTGCCTGCGCTTTGGTAAAACCTACAAAGTCGATCTTTGATGTGGATGTTGCGGGGGTGAAGAAGAAGCTGAAGGACAAGGCCTTTGCCCGCGGTGTCCATCGCGAAGACGTGTACCTGGGAGCGGAGGAGTTGGGCGTACCGCTCGATGAACACATTGCCTTCTGCCTCAAAGCCATGCAGGCGAATGCCGAAGCTCTGGGGCTGAAAGGGGAAGTCACCGGATCGTAA
- a CDS encoding hydroxymethylglutaryl-CoA lyase, giving the protein MTSRISNQVKLIECPRDAWQGLPKPIPVEIKADYLKLLFAAGFKHVDAVSFVSPKAVPQMADAEQVLAFAEAPRDVEIIGIVVNKKGAERAIATNAVTTLGFPYSISPEFLRRNQNQTPEESIDALDAVGEAAYKAGLGLAVYVSMAFGNPYGDTWDVGEVIAACELLADTGIEQISLADTVGLATPEQVGTLFAEVRTSLADEIELGVHLHARPEAAAEKVRAAYEAGCRRFDSVIGGIGGCPFAQDALVGNIATETVLAELARLGAELPKLEPLDSLIRVSQGIGQKFGTAAQ; this is encoded by the coding sequence ATGACAAGCCGTATTTCCAATCAGGTCAAGCTGATCGAGTGTCCGCGCGATGCCTGGCAGGGGCTGCCGAAACCGATTCCTGTCGAAATCAAGGCGGATTATCTGAAACTGCTCTTCGCGGCGGGATTCAAGCACGTGGACGCAGTGTCGTTCGTCTCACCCAAGGCCGTTCCGCAGATGGCCGATGCCGAGCAGGTGCTGGCCTTTGCCGAGGCTCCCAGGGATGTGGAGATTATCGGCATCGTGGTGAACAAGAAAGGCGCAGAACGGGCGATCGCGACGAATGCCGTCACCACGCTCGGGTTTCCCTATTCGATTTCACCGGAGTTTCTGCGCCGCAATCAGAACCAGACCCCGGAGGAGAGCATCGACGCGCTGGATGCGGTGGGCGAGGCTGCCTACAAGGCCGGATTGGGGCTGGCTGTGTATGTATCAATGGCCTTCGGCAATCCTTATGGCGATACATGGGACGTGGGTGAGGTGATCGCCGCCTGTGAACTGCTGGCCGATACCGGGATCGAGCAGATTTCGCTTGCGGATACCGTGGGACTTGCAACACCGGAGCAGGTGGGCACGCTCTTTGCCGAGGTACGCACCTCGCTGGCGGATGAGATCGAGCTGGGCGTGCATCTGCATGCGCGGCCCGAGGCTGCGGCCGAAAAGGTGCGCGCAGCCTATGAGGCCGGCTGCCGCCGCTTCGACTCGGTGATCGGCGGCATCGGCGGCTGTCCCTTCGCGCAGGATGCGCTGGTGGGGAATATCGCCACTGAGACGGTGCTGGCGGAACTGGCACGTCTGGGCGCGGAGCTGCCAAAGCTCGAGCCGCTGGACAGCCTGATTCGCGTAAGCCAGGGAATCGGGCAGAAGTTCGGAACGGCAGCGCAATAG